A genomic window from Thiomonas arsenitoxydans includes:
- a CDS encoding 3-deoxy-7-phosphoheptulonate synthase, whose translation MPTRIADLHIAREELLPTPNELRAEVPVSEAQAQVVARARQTVRDIVRGDDDRLLVVVGPCSIHDSAAAIEYARRLREVAPRFDDALFLVMRVYFEKPRTRLGWKGMIYDPDLDGRGDLHKGLLKARGLLVECARLGVPAASEILDLVTPQYYAELLSWGAIGARTTESPLHRQMASALSAPLGFKNPTSGKLQTAVDAIVVAAQSHRFPSISLDGRAMVITTTGNADCHLILRGGDAGPNFDAASVEAAVAALQAADLPGRVMIDCSHANSRSDYRRQPQVAAEIGAQIAAGSRHILGVMLESHLVEGKQALTADLSALQYGQSITDGCIGWEATVRVLEQLADAVRSGRRRRIGQNQPT comes from the coding sequence ATGCCGACGCGTATTGCCGATCTCCACATTGCGCGGGAAGAGCTGTTGCCCACGCCGAACGAATTGCGGGCCGAAGTGCCCGTCAGCGAGGCCCAGGCGCAAGTCGTCGCCCGCGCGCGCCAGACGGTGCGCGACATCGTGCGGGGCGATGACGACCGGCTGTTGGTCGTTGTCGGGCCTTGCTCCATCCACGACAGCGCTGCGGCGATTGAGTACGCGCGGCGTCTGCGTGAAGTGGCCCCGCGCTTCGACGATGCCTTGTTTCTGGTGATGCGGGTGTATTTCGAGAAGCCGCGTACCCGTCTGGGCTGGAAGGGCATGATCTACGACCCTGATCTGGACGGGCGCGGCGACCTTCACAAGGGTTTGCTCAAGGCTAGAGGCCTGCTGGTGGAATGCGCGCGTCTGGGCGTTCCAGCCGCTTCTGAAATTCTCGATCTGGTTACGCCGCAGTACTACGCCGAGTTGCTGAGCTGGGGCGCCATCGGCGCGCGCACCACCGAAAGCCCGCTGCATCGGCAGATGGCCTCGGCGCTGTCGGCCCCGCTGGGGTTCAAGAATCCGACCAGCGGCAAGCTGCAGACGGCGGTGGACGCCATCGTGGTGGCGGCGCAATCTCACCGCTTTCCTTCCATCTCGCTCGACGGCCGGGCCATGGTGATCACCACGACCGGCAATGCCGATTGCCACCTCATCCTGCGGGGCGGCGACGCGGGGCCGAATTTCGATGCCGCCAGCGTGGAAGCAGCCGTGGCCGCGCTGCAGGCGGCCGATCTGCCCGGCCGGGTGATGATCGACTGCAGCCATGCCAACAGCCGCAGCGACTATCGGCGCCAGCCGCAGGTGGCGGCCGAGATCGGTGCACAGATCGCCGCGGGCAGCCGCCACATTCTCGGCGTCATGCTGGAGAGCCATCTGGTCGAGGGCAAGCAGGCGCTCACGGCAGACCTGTCGGCGCTGCAGTACGGGCAGAGCATCACCGACGGCTGCATCGGCTGGGAGGCCACGGTGAGGGTGCTGGAGCAACTCGCCGATGCGGTTCGCAGCGGTCGCAGGCGGCGCATCGGCCAGAATCAACCCACCTGA
- a CDS encoding YggS family pyridoxal phosphate-dependent enzyme, which yields MSLASPLASPLAHPLSAVRQRIAQAAAAAGRDPHSVTLLAVSKTFPAEDIARAAALGQTAFGENYVQEAVDKIAALRPDWPALQWHFIGPLQSNKTRDVAEHFDWVHSIDRLKLAQRLSDQRPAELDPLQVCIQVNVDSETTKSGVRPEDASALAAAVAALPNLRLRGLMCIPAPREGLDAQRAPFARLRALRDAIAAEHGLTLDTLSMGMSADLEAAVLEGATIVRVGSAIFGARPALGAKA from the coding sequence ATGTCCCTCGCCTCCCCTCTTGCCTCTCCTCTCGCCCACCCTCTGTCCGCGGTGCGCCAGCGCATCGCACAAGCCGCCGCAGCAGCCGGGCGCGATCCGCACTCTGTCACCCTGCTGGCGGTGTCCAAAACCTTTCCCGCAGAAGACATCGCCCGCGCCGCCGCGCTCGGGCAAACCGCCTTCGGCGAAAACTATGTGCAGGAAGCGGTGGACAAGATCGCCGCGCTGCGCCCGGACTGGCCCGCGCTGCAATGGCATTTCATCGGCCCGCTGCAAAGCAACAAGACCCGCGACGTCGCCGAGCATTTCGACTGGGTGCACAGCATCGACCGCCTCAAGCTGGCCCAGCGTCTGAGCGACCAGCGGCCCGCAGAATTGGATCCGCTGCAGGTCTGCATCCAGGTCAATGTGGACAGCGAGACCACCAAAAGCGGCGTGCGCCCGGAAGACGCCTCGGCGCTGGCCGCGGCCGTGGCCGCATTGCCCAATCTGCGGCTGCGCGGGCTGATGTGCATCCCGGCGCCGCGCGAAGGTCTGGACGCGCAGCGCGCACCCTTCGCCCGGTTGCGGGCCCTGCGCGACGCCATCGCCGCCGAGCACGGTCTGACGCTCGACACCCTGTCGATGGGCATGAGCGCCGATCTCGAAGCGGCGGTTCTGGAAGGCGCCACCATCGTGCGGGTGGGCTCGGCGATTTTCGGTGCGCGCCCTGCTTTGGGCGCCAAAGCCTGA
- a CDS encoding thioredoxin domain-containing protein, with translation MAPLLVACLCAQWCGICRDWRAGFDALAAQLPPNVAVRWAWIDVEDCADALGDFEPPNFPVLAVQRGGDLLYCAPLPQQPALWLRVLTELARVDGAAARQLAQQAAKAGLPDLRSLI, from the coding sequence ATGGCACCGCTGCTCGTCGCCTGTCTGTGCGCGCAGTGGTGCGGCATCTGCCGCGACTGGCGTGCAGGCTTCGACGCGCTGGCGGCGCAACTGCCGCCCAATGTCGCGGTGCGCTGGGCCTGGATCGACGTGGAAGACTGTGCCGATGCGCTGGGCGATTTTGAGCCGCCCAACTTTCCGGTTCTGGCGGTGCAGCGTGGCGGCGACCTGCTTTACTGCGCGCCGCTGCCGCAGCAGCCTGCGCTCTGGCTGCGGGTGCTGACCGAGCTGGCTCGCGTGGACGGTGCGGCGGCCCGGCAACTGGCGCAGCAGGCTGCCAAGGCCGGGCTGCCCGATCTGCGGAGCCTGATCTAG
- a CDS encoding acylphosphatase, protein MSNPEANLSRRAWVSGRVQGVSFRAATRAKALSLGLRGQAVNLQDGRVEVWICGDAQAVQALLEWLRIGPPAARVDAVQVESADAEGCPEGFQVG, encoded by the coding sequence ATGAGCAACCCCGAGGCCAATTTGTCCCGGCGCGCCTGGGTGAGCGGCCGGGTGCAGGGTGTGTCGTTCCGCGCCGCAACCCGCGCCAAAGCGCTGTCGCTGGGGCTCCGAGGGCAGGCCGTCAACTTGCAGGATGGCCGGGTGGAAGTGTGGATTTGCGGTGATGCGCAGGCGGTGCAAGCCCTGCTCGAATGGCTGCGGATCGGGCCTCCCGCTGCGCGGGTGGACGCGGTGCAGGTCGAGTCAGCCGACGCCGAAGGCTGCCCCGAAGGTTTTCAGGTGGGTTGA